In Candidatus Nealsonbacteria bacterium, the sequence CACCAAACAATGGAAATAGTAATTAAGACTAAGACTAAAAAAACTAAAATCAAATTTTTTTGTTTCTTTATTTGTTTTTTAAATACTATAGCCATATTAAGAAGGAACCAGTCGCTTCGCTCCTTGTAATTGCTTCGCAATTAAAAAAGGAAACCATTAGCTTCGCAATTAATAGGAATGAACTCCTGTTATTATATTAAAACTAAATAACTTTTTTCCTTCTGAGTAAGAAAATGAAATATTATCAACTTCAATTAATCTGGTTGACCTTTCTATAATTGAAAGAAAGTTTTTAAAATCAGAGTAATCACCCTTTAAAAAAAGATTAATCTTTCTGGTTTTAATTTTCTCTTCTTCAGTAGAAGGAGTTGAGCCTGGAGATACTCTTTCTAAAATGAGCCCTGACCGGGAAGCTGTTTTTTGAAAGAGATTCAAAAGCTCTGTCAAGGAAGAATCTTTAGGCAGGGCAGATTCAATTTTTAAAAAGGACTCTTGTTTCTCT encodes:
- the pilO gene encoding type 4a pilus biogenesis protein PilO, with amino-acid sequence MRNYPLYIVITFSLSLLLIFALLLPEYRALNYLKQNIFKKDFELRSYEKHFQELQGILDEIKEKQESFLKIESALPKDSSLTELLNLFQKTASRSGLILERVSPGSTPSTEEEKIKTRKINLFLKGDYSDFKNFLSIIERSTRLIEVDNISFSYSEGKKLFSFNIITGVHSY